The Plodia interpunctella isolate USDA-ARS_2022_Savannah chromosome 8, ilPloInte3.2, whole genome shotgun sequence genome window below encodes:
- the LOC128671796 gene encoding nucleoside diphosphate kinase homolog 7-like has product MVHDYFDKHIFLCEMYNEHTDQIQKLVLNFFPFNNSIQIVDPDKGKFLLRRQQLPPLKLEMLQVGNIVNIFSKLIHITDTAPITRKVLFKGVESTFALIKPSPPSIHGSVITFIMQNGFRIVNMKNGTVDKDHAIQLYRSISGNNMLPLIIDYITSSEVIGLELVAPNAVAKWRSCLGATNPKDAAPGTLRRLYGQDMLRNVAHGCNDIDDAKENLELFFGYQGKVPRVPFRATFKDCTCCIIKPHAIMDGNIGSIIEMIATSDKFYISAMAMFLVKNANALEFFEVYKGILPEYENMCIHLTEGKCVAMEVKCTDPSVNCVCAFRKLCGPRDPDLCRQIYPDSIRARYGKTILHNAVHCTDLPEDGVKEVEYFFKLISNDHF; this is encoded by the coding sequence atggTTCATGACTACTttgataaacatatttttctatgcGAAATGTATAATGAACATACAGATCAAATACAAAAGTTAGTGTTGAATTTCTTTCCATTTAATAATTCTATTCAAATAGTAGATCCAGACAAAGGCAAATTCTTACTACGTAGACAACAGCTGCCTCCACTTAAATTAGAAATGTTACAAGTTGGCAACATCGTTAACATTTTTTCCAAACTAATTCATATTACTGACACTGCTCCAATAACACGCAAAGTATTATTCAAAGGAGTCGAAAGCACATTTGCACTAATTAAGCCTTCTCCCCCAAGTATTCATGGAAGTgtgataacatttattatgcaAAATGGATTTCGAATagttaatatgaaaaatggTACAGTTGATAAGGATCATGCCATACAATTATATAGAAGTATTTCTGGTAATAATATGCTACCTCTCATAATTGATTACATAACTAGTAGTGAAGTGATTGGTCTTGAATTAGTTGCTCCAAATGCTGTAGCTAAATGGCGTAGTTGTTTAGGAGCTACTAATCCAAAGGACGCTGCACCTGGTACGTTGAGAAGGCTATATGGGCAAGATATGTTGAGAAATGTAGCTCATGGTTGTAACGATATAGATGATGCAAAAGAAAATTTGGAGCTATTTTTTGGATACCAAGGAAAAGTTCCGAGAGTACCATTTAGAGCTACGTTCAAAGATTGTACTTGCTGCATAATCAAACCTCATGCTATCATGGATGGAAATATCGGTTCAATAATAGAAATGATTGCTACGTCCGacaagttttatatttcagcAATGGCCATGTTTTTAGTGAAAAATGCTAACGCATTAGAGTTTTTTGAAGTTTATAAAGGAATTTTACCAGAATACGAAAATATGTGTATTCATTTGACTGAAGGAAAATGTGTTGCTATGGAAGTGAAATGTACGGATCCCAGTGTAAATTGCGTTTGTGCATTTAGAAAACTGTGTGGTCCAAGAGATCCTGATTTATGTCGCCAAATATACCCTGATAGTATCAGAGCAAGATACGGTAAAACTATTTTGCATAACGCAGTCCACTGCACGGACCTTCCAGAAGATGGTGTAAAAGAAGTTGAATATTTCTTCAAACTTATTTCTAATGatcatttttag
- the LOC128671795 gene encoding nucleoside diphosphate kinase homolog 7-like has protein sequence MVHDYFDKHIFLCEMYNEDTDQIQKLVLNFFPFDNSIQVIDPDKGKFLLRRQQLPSLNLNMLQVGNVINVFAKLLLITDSAPITRRLLFKGVQSTFALIKPSPPSIHGSVITFIIQKGFRIVNMKNGTIDKDHAITLYRSISSSNMLPLIIDYITSGEVIGLELVAPNAVAKWRSCLGATNPKDAEPGTLRKLYGHDMLRNVAHGCNDIDDAIENLELFFGYQGKVPRVPFRATFKDCTCCVIKPHAIIDGNIGSIIEIIATSEKFYISAMAMFSVKQANAEEFFEVYKGVLPEFEDMCIHLTEGKCVAMEVKCTDPSLNCVCAFRKLCGPRDPDLCRQIYPDSIRARYGKTILHNAVHCTDLAEDGVKEVEYFFKLMSNDQF, from the coding sequence ATGGTTCACGACTACTTcgataaacatatatttctttgcGAGATGTATAATGAAGATACTGATCAAATACAGAAGTTAGTATTGAATTTCTTTCCATTTGATAATTCTATTCAAGTAATAGATCCAGACAAAGGAAAATTCTTATTACGAAGACAACAGTTACCCTCACTTAATTTGAACATGTTACAAGTtggtaatgttataaatgtttttgccAAACTGCTCCTTATAACTGATAGCGCTCCTATAACACGAAGATTATTATTCAAAGGAGTTCAAAGCACATTTGCACTAATAAAGCCTTCGCCGCCAAGCATTCATGGAAGcgtaataacatttataattcaaaaaGGATTTCGAATcgttaatatgaaaaatggTACGATTGATAAGGATCATGCCATAACATTATATAGAAGTATATCTAGCAGTAACATGCTTCCTCTCATAATTGATTATATAACTAGTGGTGAAGTGATTGGTCTTGAATTAGTTGCTCCAAATGCTGTAGCTAAATGGCGTAGTTGTTTAGGAGCTACTAATCCAAAGGACGCAGAACCTGGTACGTTGAGAAAGCTGTATGGGCACGATATGTTGAGAAATGTTGCTCATGGTTGTAACGATATAGATGATGCAATAGAAAACTTGGAGCTATTTTTTGGATACCAAGGAAAAGTCCCAAGAGTACCATTTAGAGCTACGTTCAAAGATTGTACATGTTGCGTGATTAAGCCTCACGCTATCATTGATGGTAATATTGGATcgataatagaaataattgcTACTTCtgagaaattttatatttctgcaATGGCAATGTTTTCGGTGAAGCAAGCTAACGCCGAAGAGTTTTTTGAAGTGTATAAAGGAGTTTTACCAGAATTCGAAGATATGTGTATTCATTTGACCGAAGGAAAATGTGTTGCTATGGAAGTCAAATGTACTGATCCCAGTCTTAATTGCGTTTGTGCATTTAGAAAACTGTGTGGTCCAAGAGATCCTGATTTATGTCGCCAAATATACCCTGATAGTATCAGAGCAAGATACGGTAAAACTATTTTGCATAACGCAGTCCACTGCACGGACCTTGCAGAAGATGGTGTTAAAGAAGTTGAATATTTCTTCAAACTAATGTCTAATGatcaattttag